The genomic window AAGATGTCTTCGGGGATGCGGGCAATCTTGTAGTTTTTATCGGTGGTGATGTGGTGGGTTTTGCCGGTGGCGACCAGCGTTTCCCCGCACTTCAGGGTGTAAGCAAAGGTCACGGCCCGCGACTGCACCGTCTCCACGTTGGTGGTCAGCGTCAGCAAGTCGTCGTAGCGGGCGGCGGCGCGGTAGTGCACTTCCAAGCTGGAGAGCATAAAAAACAGCCCCCGCGCTTCTATTTCGCTGTAAGGCACGCCCAATGTCCGCATCAGTTCGCTGCGGCCCACTTCAAACCAGATCGGGTAATTGGCATGGTGGGCCACCGCCATCGCGTCGGTTTCGGCGTAGCGCACCCGAATTTCGCTGAGTTGCTGAATGGTCATCGTTTACTTCCTCCGCCTATGGAGCCGTGTTTTTACCTTTACCTGCAATTCTGCTCACCACTTCCGGTCGTCCGCCGCGAAGAATTCCAGCAGGGGCGTGCGGCGCATCTTCACGGCCTGGGCGACTTGGCGCTGCAAATGGCCGCGTGCGTTGTGGAGGGCGTCGAGTAGACCTTCCATATCGCCCATAGACGAAATGTAGACGCGGGCCTGAACGAAATCCGGCGT from Deinococcus detaillensis includes these protein-coding regions:
- a CDS encoding acyl-CoA thioesterase, with translation MTIQQLSEIRVRYAETDAMAVAHHANYPIWFEVGRSELMRTLGVPYSEIEARGLFFMLSSLEVHYRAAARYDDLLTLTTNVETVQSRAVTFAYTLKCGETLVATGKTHHITTDKNYKIARIPEDILPHLRGN
- the rbfA gene encoding 30S ribosome-binding factor RbfA; this translates as MRPEQLESQLLRVLSDAIGELSDPRIPMIVTVEAVSLTPDFVQARVYISSMGDMEGLLDALHNARGHLQRQVAQAVKMRRTPLLEFFAADDRKW